The sequence below is a genomic window from Deinococcus misasensis DSM 22328.
AGACCCGATTGAAGGTGTCATGGGAGGGTATACCGGTGTGGAGGTCCAGGAAGCTTGAGAGCCAATCCCGTTTGAGTTCCCCAAAATCCTCCATGTCATAGAAGCTGTCTGCATCGCTGAGCACAGCACACAGGGCAATGACGATCACGTTGATGAGGGGTTGATTGAGCCCTCGGTTTGTCCGGGGATCAGGGAGCTCAGAGAAGTGCTGGACTGCGAGTTTCAGTTGCTCGGGGTTCATGTCTTACCTTAACCCCTTCGCGACGTGCGTCACCCCTGCCTTTCCCTCCAACCACACCGCAAAACCTGACCATTCTGGGTTAGAATACATACTCGTTGAAACCCGAATTCCGGGGATCCATAGGAGGTCTTTATGGCTAGAGTACTGATGATTGGTGCTGGTGGCGTGGGCACGGTTGTGGCCAAGAAATGCGCCCAGAACGACAGTGTGTTCACAGAGCTGATGATTGCCAGCCGAACCAAAGCGAAGTGCGACAAGATTGCAGATGAAATCAAGCAGTACTTCCCCGAGTCCAAAACCGTTGTCACCA
It includes:
- a CDS encoding transposase family protein encodes the protein MNPEQLKLAVQHFSELPDPRTNRGLNQPLINVIVIALCAVLSDADSFYDMEDFGELKRDWLSSFLDLHTGIPSHDTFNRV